A genome region from Gadus chalcogrammus isolate NIFS_2021 chromosome 5, NIFS_Gcha_1.0, whole genome shotgun sequence includes the following:
- the mrpl33 gene encoding 39S ribosomal protein L33, mitochondrial, which yields MFLTGVNLAKAKSKTLLVQMMSAAGTGFCFNTKRGRLREKLVIRKHDPFVNKHVLFFEKRKIRSI from the exons ATGTTCCTAACGGGTGTAAATT TGGCCAAAGCAAAATCCAA GACTCTTCTGGTGCAGATGATGAGTGCTGCAGGGACAGGCTTCTGCTTCAATACAAAGAGGGGACGCTTAAGGGAGAAGCTGGTGATACGGAAACATGATCCGTTCG TAAACAAACACGTTCTATTTTTTGAAAAGAGGAAAATAAGGTCAATTTAA